CTGATGCTGATGGTGCTCATAGGAATAATCATCTTCCAGGCCATGCTTCTGCTCGTCGGAGGTGTTGTTGACGCCTACGAGAGGCTTGTGGAGTCCAAAATGTTGGGGCGGCTTCGATCTGGCGTTGTGCCTTGGCGTGATGGCAGTGATGGGTTGCTCTTGGAGGGTGACGGTGATGATTGTTGCAAATATGCAGAAGACAGTGAAGGATCCGACCGCTTGGTGAAGGGCGGATTGGCTTGGCCACGGATCCGGTGTTGAAGAGGCTCGGAGGGTTCATTCGGCCGATGTTCCTTATTGGGCTAAATTCAGCCTTTCGGGGTTGATGGCTATCGTGGCTCGTTAAAGTCTAGGGGTTTTGAGGTGGACCAGCTTCGGATGCTCCCCTTCTTCAATAACGACAAAAGTTGTGAGTGCTTGATAGTTGCGGCGAGGACGGTATATAGCAGTACAACTGCTTGGATCTTTCTTATTTTCTGTTGCTTGTATGCCTATCATTTCTTCGTCGTTACTATAACAAATACCAGTAATGTACTCTCTTcatttctaaatatttgtcttttcaGAGCGTAGATTCATTCATTCTGTTTCGtgtagtcatttgttgaaatgACAATTACTTAGGAACGGAGGATGATGTGTGTAATAAGTATATTAAAAAAAAGATGCGAAAGTACTCCACGAGATCACATACTCAAAGTTAATCGTCAActcgtcatcctcctcctctcctctctcttcctcGTTGGCCCTGCCTTTAAAAGTCGCCAGTCGCCACCAAACTCACCACGAATGGGCTGGTGCTCCCCATCCACTCCCCAGCAGCTGCTATCCACCGTCGCGCTCTTTGCCTTCGGCGCGGGGCTCCTCTCCTACGGCGCTCACCTCTCCTACGTCCACATCGAGCCCCAGCGCGCGCGCACCCTCGCCCGCGATCAGTTCGTCCGCGACTACCTACGCAGGAAGCACGACAAGTAGCCCGCACCCCCCACGACACCCCCTCCTAGTCCGCTCGATTTCTCGCCCTTCCTCCTCGGCGGCGATGGCTTTGTCCCCCGCGAGCGTCGGGCCGGTGATTCCGGAGGTGGAGATGAACGCCGGCGCCGATCAGGGCTCCACCACCGTGCGGGCCACTGTCGTGCAGGCCTGCAGCGTTTTCTACGACACCCCTGCAACGCTCGGTGCGTGCTCCCACCCTGTTGTTGTTTCCTTTTGCTGCTAGTAGTAGCTCGTATGGTGTTCGATCATTTGTCTCGCTCGTGTGTCTGTTTGGATCGGGTGCTGAGCGCTAGGTGTTTGCTTGCTTGTCTCACTAGCACGAACTTGACTTGTTGTAGTCGATCAGACTGATGCCTCAAATCGCAAGGATGGTGCACCGATCTGTAATACTCCTATTATTTTCCCTTCTTATTGTGGTCTTCGATGTATACAAAGGAAGTGCCTTGCTTTCTCAACGTCAGTGGACTGATGAAAACGGAATTGATAGCTTCTCTTTAATAGTAGTTGGTGTAGTTTTCTTAGTGGCAAGTTACTAAGTTCCAGTCTTTCTTGCTCGGAAAACAACGTGTTTGTGTGCTGGTGTGGTATAAACTATCCACTTTGGATGCCAAGGGGACAGATGCTCGTGCTAgatttgttttttttctctttctCAATTATACATGTGTCGAAGCAATTATTGCTCTACAATTTGTGGTTATGCGGAAGGGGCATTGGATAGAAGTCAGTACCAAACTTGTTTGTTTTGCCACAGAGCTGTGATGTCAATCTTTAAGAAAGCCAACACTAACTTgcagtctcctagtgagagattCCTTTATCTATTTGTTTTCTTGCatcttttctcctttttttttctATGATGTTCCCTGTTAAGCAAGATCTATTGGAGAGTTGAGGCCTCATATAGTTTTTCTTAGTCTATTAATTAACAGTCATTAATCACTTAACTGCAATAATCAGTGTGCCACCAAATTGAGTGAAGAATAAAATTAATAAATACAGTATTATGCCGAAAGAGTGCAAGGATTTGAAATAGGAAATGCATGTTGGTAGGATATCTTGTACTCCATTTATTTACATGAATTCCTTACAGGACTGGACAATGTTCTGTTGCTGCTAATTTCGTAAATGCATTGTCGACAGATAAAGCAGAGAAATTGATAGCGGAGGCTGCTGGATATGGTTCACAGTTGGTTCTTTTTCCAGAAGTCTTTGTTGGTGGCTACCCTCATGGGTCTACCTTTGGACTGACTATTGGCAGTCGATCTGCCAAGGGAAAAGAAGACTTTCGGAAGTATCACGCGGCTGCCATAGATGTGCCTGGTATTCCAAGATACTGTCAATATATATATACTCATTGTACATTATTTTTCACAATAGTCACCATGCTTCATCATTTTGCTTGACACTTATCCTTTCCTAGTGTACATTTTGCTTCGGAGAAATAGAAATACACCTACAACCAAACTTTTTTGTTCGGTTTTGGAACTGTAGATTCAATCCATATGTTGAGCTAGAAATTTTGAAGCACACAATTATTTTTTGATGTGTTACAGTTACATTGACAGTATATTCAAACAGTGTAGTGCTAGAAATGAAGTATAAACCACAAAATAATGTAAGACTATGTATCGCTTCTTTTTCCTACATCGTCGAAAAATGGAAAAGCAAGCATGGAAAACCTCAAATTTGCTGTCCAGGCCACAAGCTGATAAGTTACAGCTGGTATTACGACTGAGCTGAAGTGTGTATCATATTTGGTTCCTGTTTCCGTGCTTCACAGCATTTCAAGAAGTAGAGCTCTTCTTCCAAAACAAAGTAGAGCTCCATAATTGATAGAACTTTGCTTTTGACCTTGTCGCCTGTATTTGTTAAATTTCTTTGTTATTCGTTTGGTTGATGGTGTAATTCAAATCATCACAACAGAGCATAGTGAAAAAGTCATGTGAGCTTGCACCTCTTGTTAACTACCGCTGATAAAAATGAATAAATCAACAAAGCATATAATAAACATCAGTACTCACATGTTGTTAGTTAGCATTTGCATCTTCACTTCTTTCACATTTAGACCCACTATCTTCCACTTCCCAATGGATCTATCTTTTCCTGCCACAAAATATTTCTTTAGTACCAATCTGTTAGTATTGCAGACCATTTTACACACATTCAAAAAATGCAGGCCCAGAGGTTAGCCGCTTAGCTGCATTGGCCGGAAAATACAAGGTCTTTTTGGTGATTGGGGTTGTTGAAAGGGCAGGCTACACACTGTACAATACAGTGCTCTCCTTTGATTCTCTGGGAAAGTACCTAGGAAAACACCGCAAGCTCATGCCTACCTCACTGGAACGAGTATTCTGGGGGTTTGGAGATGGATCTACGATACCTGTTTATGATACTCCACTTGGAAAGATAGGTGCCGTCATCTGCTGGGAGAACAGAATGCCACTTATCAGGACAGCGATGTATGCCAAAGGTATTCCGAGTTCTTGCGATGTAATATGTTTCCCAACCTCAACACTTCCTCCGTTTCAAGATTATTGAATTTTATTGGCAGAAACTAAGATCCCACATAAGAGTTACTAGATTGGCTCAACGCATTAATGTACAAAAGAATGGCAGCATGAAATCTAAAACTAGAGATAAATGCTGACAACGAACCATGACATGTAGTTGAGTTTATATTTTCCCTGACGTGCACTCCTATGCTTATCCAGGTGTTCAAATATACTGTGCTCCCACTGCGGATGCGCTGCCAAGTTGGCAGGCTTCCATGACACACATTGCGCTTGAAGGGGGATGCTTTGTTCTGACAGCAAACCAGTTCTGCCACAGAAAAGACTTTCCTCCCCCGCCTGAGTATACCTTTGGTGGCCATGAGGAGGAGCCATCCCCAGAAACCGCTGTTTGTCCTGGAGGGAGCGCCATCATCTCGCCATCTGGGACAGTGTTGGCAGGTCCCAACTATGAAGGCGAGGCCCTCCTCACAGCTGACCTGGGTAAGAAGAAACCGATGACTCCCAAGTCTATGCTAAACACATACTATCATTTTGGGTACTTATACGCAGTACGACACGGTGTATGGATTTTATCTATTCATATGTTTTCAGTAATCTACAGTTATCAGTATTGCAGCTGTCACCTACATAAATCAGTATTGTGACAGAAACATGACAAGCATATAAATTCTTACTAGAAACTTGGTGATATGTTTTGCAGACCTTGGAGAAATTGTTCGAGCCAAGTTTGATTTCGACGTCGTGGGACACTACGCGCGCCCTGAGGTGCTGAGCTTGACCGTGAAGACCGAACCGAAACACGCCGTGTCTTTCACTTCTACTGTCTGATAGATTTGAGGCCGCAAAGAGGGACGATATTTTGAAGACCTGATGTCCAGTAATCTTCCATAGTCGTGTATAACAAAGTTGTGATCCAACGTCTGTCTGTCGGCATTACAACAATAATTGTGCCTTCATATATATTTTTTGTAAAGATTCGGAGAAGATGCTTGTTAGCATAAACAATTAAGGCATGCACATGCCCTATTTTACAGGTCTTGTCATCGGTCATTCTCTACTGGTTTGCTATCATACTCTCACTCGTAGTCACCGGCCGCCATATATACAAATCCTATCAACTTTAACATCTTAGCACACAGGGATGTGGATGCTTTCCGAACATCACCTTCCCGTTGTATGTTTTTCTCTTTGATTCAACCACTGGTATGTACTTCACCAAAGAAAAAAAACACCACTGGTCTACACTACTGTATATTCATTTTCCTTCACTGCATTTTTCCTTTGTGTCCACTGCATAGAATATATACAGGAACGATGAAAGATGGAGGCAACTCGATAAGCATCGCGGCGGCCATCTTTTGTGTACTGTTTTTGGCAATGTAAAGTCTCATCACGGGTCGCGCATATTTAGGTTGCAATTTTGCCGAAACAAATGCCAATATTCGGAGCCTTCGGATTTATTTAGGTGCAATCATAGTTGTTTTATCCAATGAATAAAGCGGACCGTGGGGAAGGAGGGCCACGTGGTGGCAGCTGGCGTGAGGCAATATTTTTTTCTTTCGTCCGGTTGCTCGCGATCGCTAGCGAACAAACAGATGATGGCTAGCCACGTACGTCTATATAACGAAAATAGATAGACAatgttttttttttgcgggtgcgATAGACAATGTTGAAAAATAGCATAAATCATTTCATCAGTGGAAAACAATTTAGAAGTTGAAAACAGCGAGACAGCTGTTCAGGAAAAGAGAGGACAAGGCTGGACAATGTTTGGAAAATAAGAAACGATGTAGACAAGGCAAGAGAGGCCTAGAAGCATCAAGCATGCGCTGTCGAATTCAACTCCCTCCGCTTTGTCGTCGTACTAACAACCCATCCACTGTCACACTCACACCAGCGTGGAGCCATGGATTGATTGGCGCTCTATTTGTCTagtagggcatgtacaatggcgGCACATGGATGTATATGCTCCATGACAAAAAGTAATTTGAGGCATTTAAATTTATTTTTTCTCTTCAATGCAAGCTATCACCAGTTGGTCTTATTaagaaatagaaaataaaaacTCTAGTACACATGTATCTTTACTTTTCACTTCAACTTTTTCAGCTTTTGTTACCGGACCATACTTTTTCTCTTCAAGCACCCGCCTCCTGAAGAGGATCTCGCTTCCCTATCCGAACCTACTTTATGTCATATCCGATCCTACATGGCATGCGAGGCATCACCTTGAGCCTATGCATTGCATATGCCCGTAGTAGTTCACTGACCCGCTCCGGTGCTCCCCGGTCCCCACCATCCCTGCTTTCCCTCGAGTGCCCGCCTCTGCATCAAGCTCCG
The Triticum urartu cultivar G1812 unplaced genomic scaffold, Tu2.1 TuUngrouped_contig_6081, whole genome shotgun sequence DNA segment above includes these coding regions:
- the LOC125530114 gene encoding bifunctional nitrilase/nitrile hydratase NIT4, producing MALSPASVGPVIPEVEMNAGADQGSTTVRATVVQACSVFYDTPATLDKAEKLIAEAAGYGSQLVLFPEVFVGGYPHGSTFGLTIGSRSAKGKEDFRKYHAAAIDVPGPEVSRLAALAGKYKVFLVIGVVERAGYTLYNTVLSFDSLGKYLGKHRKLMPTSLERVFWGFGDGSTIPVYDTPLGKIGAVICWENRMPLIRTAMYAKGVQIYCAPTADALPSWQASMTHIALEGGCFVLTANQFCHRKDFPPPPEYTFGGHEEEPSPETAVCPGGSAIISPSGTVLAGPNYEGEALLTADLDLGEIVRAKFDFDVVGHYARPEVLSLTVKTEPKHAVSFTSTV